GTGAAAGAAGTTGAAAGACTTGTAGTCGACTCTCAGAAAGAACATCACCTACAATATGTTAGCCCCTAATAGGCTAGCTATTCAATATTACAAGAGAATATTTTGTCTTTAGTTATTTTTGGAAGGCTAGCTCAATTCATAGTCGCTCTTATAACAATAAAAGTCGCAACGAGCTTATTAACCCCATCTGAAATGGGGAAGGTGTCGTTGATACTTAGTACAGTAGCTTTTTTTGTGCTTTTATTGGTAAATCCGGTTGGTATGTTTATCAATCGTAGGCTTCACTCATGGAATGAAACGGGAAAGGCAAAAAAATACTTTATATATCACCTGTATTACCTCTGTTTGATATCTCTATTTTCTGCAGTTTTTTTGTATTGGCTTTACAATAGTGGAGTGCTTGATTTTGGCGTTCAGATATATTGGCTGATCTTTCTGACGGGCGCATCTATAGTTTTTAATACAATTAATCAAACATCCATCCCTTCGTTAAACCTGCTTGGATATACGCCTCAGTTTGTTATTCTGACGGTTGCTACAGTTTCAAGTAGCTTCTTTTTCGCTGTCCTTTTAGTTTATCTGTATGCTTATGAAGCTAAATATTGGGTGCTGGGCATCTTAGCGGGTCAGCTGGTTTTAGGTTTATTTGGCTTAAAAATTCTGTTTTCAAAACTTGGAAAATATGAAAGCCCGAGTTCCCATATGGCAATTAGTAGAAAGCATTTGGTTTCTCTTTTTAGCTTTTCTTGGCCAGTAATGATAGCTGCTGTTTTAGGTTGGTCTCAATTCCAAGGTTATCGGTATGTTGTTGAATGGCAAATAGGTTTGGCTTCATTGGGGCTGTTTGCTGCTGGCTATGGAGTAAGTGCAGGGCTAATAGCTGGTTTTGAGTCGGTGCTGACAACCTATTTCCAGCCAAAAATGTACAAGGATATAAACTCAAAACAACATAATGAGCAATTGGTTTGGCAAAGGTATGCAAAATCAGTCATTCCCTCGGCATTATTGGTTGTGGGGTTGATTGCCATATTGTCCGATGACCTTGTGCGAATATTTTTAGGGGAAAAGTTTTATGCCGCCAAAGAGTTTGTTGTTTGGGGGGCTTTGTCAGAAGGAGCTAGAGTAGTCATTGGTGTTTATTCGTTAATTGCGCATATTAAAATGAAGACACAGTGGTTAATTGTTCCTAGTGTAATTGGTGCGGTTCTATCTATTTCGTTATCAATTATTTTTTTGCAGAAATTCGGTGTGTTGGGCGTGGGGATTGCTTTATCAGTAGCCGGACTAGCTTCTATAGTAGCAATTCATGTGCTTTTGGCAAAACACGTAGCAGCAAGCTTCCTAATTTTTAAGTTAATACTTCCCGTTGGAGCATTTATTGCATTACTTTGGGGGTGGTCAATGATTATTGGCGATTTGATAAGTGGCTATGGCGGGGTGGAAATAATACTGAGAACGACTATAATTGGACTGCTTTATATCGCGCTTCAGTATTTATTGCTGCGAGATTTTGTTAGGGAAGCGCATTAGTACAAATTGCAGTTAAGAATTAAATTTAAATGATTCCAGAGGGGTAAGAAAGAATCCCCATTTTTAAAGAGAAATACATGGTTTTTCATGTGCCTACAAAGAGTTTTAACTTTACAGTTCCTATGACAAATAGCCCCCCTTTAGTTTGTATTTGCATGCCTACCTATAATTCGGAAAAAACAATTGGTTCAACATTGGAATCGATTCTAAATCAAACTTATTCAAATTTTATTGTCAAAATATCTGACAATGCATCTACTGATAGAACATTAGAAATTATTCGGTCATATCAAGACCCTAGAATTAGTATTTTTACAAGTGACAAAAATATTGGTGGAGAAGGAAATTTTAACCGCTGTATCGAATTGTCAGAAGGAGAGTATACTGCTATCTTTCACTCCGACGATATCTATGATCCTAGAATGCTCCAAGAGCAGGTTTCATTTATGGAGAAAGAGCCTTCAGCAGGGGCTGTTTTCACTGAGGCAAGGGTTATCGATGAAGCCGATAAAAGAATTGGCTATATCAAGTTGCCAAAGATTTCTACTCATGAAAGCTCTAGCCTATATGGCTTTGAAACTCTTTTCAAAGCAGTTCTAAAGCATTCCAACTTTTTTATCTGTCCAAGTTTTATGGTTAGGACAAGTGTTTATAAACATGAAGTTGTTTGTTGGAAGGGGGAACAGTTCAGGTCTAGTGCAGATTTAGATGTTTGGCTTAGAATCTTGAGTAAAAACAAAATAGGTCATATAGCTAAACCTTTGATCCACTATCGGCTTAGCAATTTGCAGGGTTCAGCCTCTATCAGGAAAGGTGTAGAAGAAGCTGACTTTTTTTTGGTTATAAACCACTATTTGGCAAAAAAAGAAGTACAAGAACTCTTAGGTAAGCATGATGGTCTGAATTACAGAGATCTTGTAAGAAGAGACCATGTTATGAGAGCAATAAATTTATTTTTGTCAGGCAGAGAGCAAGAGTCAGGTAATCTTCTAGGAAAAGTCTTTTCTTGGGAAATGTTTCAAAGATCTTGCCAGTCTAAAAAGGGTGTCATTACTTTGATAGGGGCGCTTTATCTGAAGTTTATTTTGTTTTTTAAGCTAAGAAGGTTTGGCGCAGTCTCTCTAGACGCCATTAAGTCTAGATTTAACAAGTGAAAGATTGTCATTGTGTATAGTCAAAACTCCTCTAGATTAGCGCTAAATTTATCATTATCAATATTGCTTCTAACAACAGTCTTTTCGTGGTTTCTCTTTCCTATTTTGGTGAAGTTTCTTGCCCCTTTTGCATTTAGGCTTGGATTCATTCTAATTTTTTCGATGGCTATCATCATAAATTTTAAATACAGTACTGCAAATAAGCTTACTTTTTCGAAAGAAGAGAGACTTTTGTTTTTGTTTTGGGTGGGGTATTTGTGTACTTTGACTGTAGCAACTATTATTGCTAATGATTTATATGCCTATATACAGCTTTCAAGTAGGATACTTAAAGTATTATTCTTTGTTTTTTTATTGTTTTATATTGATAAGACTTACATCTATAAAATATTTTCAATTTATGCAAACCTGATGTCTGTGATAGTTATTATGGCAATCATTGAACTGGTCTAATGGAAACGGACACTTCAATGAGAGACAATAGATGTTGTCGAATCTAGGAGTGGTTATGAATCAGAAGCGAGTTTATAAAACTTACACCAAAGAATTTAAACAAGAAGCGGTCGCGCTTGTCACTGAACAAGGTTATAGCGTTGCTGAAGCGGCGCAAGCGCTAGGCGTTAATCCAAACTTGCTTTACAAGTGGAAAGACAAGCTTGAAGCGCAAACCAATGGTGCGGCCTTAAGCGATAATGAGCGTGAAGAACTCAAAAAGCTGCGAGCTGAAAACAAGCGGCTTCGAATGGAAAAAGACATTTTAAAAAAGGCCTCAGCCTTCTTCGCCCGAGAAATGCACTAGGATTTGAGTTTATCCATACGTTGGCGCAAGAAGGCTACTCGGTTAAATTAAGCTGTAAGGTGATGAGTTTTAGCCGCTCCGGCTATTACGATTGGATCAAGCGTCCCAAGGCTATTATTACCGAAGAACAACTGCGACTGTATCGGCGAGCTAAAGCCCTTTTTATAGCCAGTCGAAACAGTCTCGGTTCACGAGAACTGATGAAGCGATTACGTAAAGAAGGCTTTAAGGTTGGGCGCCACAAAGTCATCAAGTTAATGGAAATCTTAAACCTAAAGGTTGAACAGCGTGTTGCATTCAAAGTCACCACAAAACGGGACCCAAGCCACGCTGTGGCAGATAACCTTGTGAACATGGACTTTAACCCCACAGGCATGAATCAAGTGTGGGCCGGTGATATCACCTATTTAAAAACCGCACAGGGTTGGCTATACCTGAGCGTGGTGATGGACTTGTACTCACGCCGGATTATCGGTTGGTCAATCAGCCCGCGCATGACCACCGAACTCGTGCTTGAGTCGCTCAAGCAAGCCTACTGGCTTAGAAAGCCGCCCAAAGGGGTGATCTTCCATAGTGATCGTGGATCACAATACACCAGTGACGCATTTAGAGCGCAGCTGAAACAATTCAAAATCCGAGCCTCAATGGGCGATGTTGGCGCGTGTTGGGATAATGCCGTGGTTGAAAGGTTCTTTGGCAGTTTAAAGCATGACTGGCTGCTCAAAGTACATCAACCTAACCATGAGCATATGATTGACGATGTGAAAGCGTATATGCGTTATTACAACTTAGAAAGGCTTCATACAAGCAATGGTGACATGAGTCCTATTGAATATGAAAATTATAAACGTGATGTGTCCGAAATTGCTTGACCAGTACATTATGGTTTGTCTCCGCTATATGCTCCCTTTCCACTTTTCAGAATTCAAGGCTTTGCGGAAGAACCAGGCACCTTCGCATTTAGCTTAATGCCCGCACTTTTTTGGACACTTTATGTTAATAAGTCAGTCGTACGCTCTGTAATACTTGCAATTGGTATATTGGGTTCACTCTCATTAGGTGTTGGTGTGTTACTAATTGTTTTGTTACCGTTGATAATTAAAGTAATGCACAAGTTTTTAGTTTCCAGCGTTATTTTGTTTGTTTTGCTAATATTAATAGTTTTGTTTTCATTTGTGCCGTTGTTGACAGGTGAACCCTTGTTTTATTGGCTTGCCGATAAGTTGATGTATTGGTTTGGCTCTGGTATTAAGTTTAACTTTCCGTATGTTAACCCCCAAACAATTTTAGAAAACTCTAAAGAGGCTTCACTAACAGATAGATTGGCGGCTGTAACCGTAGTGTTAAATTATTTATTTCATCATCCTTTTGGAACAGGAGCTGGTCTTGGTATGACTACTGTGAATTATGCTATAGCAATAGGATTCGCAAATGCAGCCTTAGAGGCGGGCTTTATGGGAGGAGTTTTTTACATAATTATGTTTTTAATTTTGGCGTGTATGGTATACGTTAAAATCTGGAAAATGGCGAAGTTTTCGACGGATGAGAAAATGATTATAGCAATAGGATTAAGTGTTCTTACTTGTATTGTAATGGGTTTGCAACGTCAACAGCCGGACTTAAGTTTTTGGCATATGTGGATATATGCTTCATTTCTATATCTAACCATGAAGGCAAAAAGTGAAGAGAATGCAAGGGAGACATGTGAAAGAATACATAAATTATAAACTAGCTAAGATTATATGGTCGTTTTTTATACTTCTTCTGCTAATTTTCTATGCAGCTAATGGAACTAATTTTTTATATGGTTCAGGTTTCAGATAGCAAAGTATATTTAGATCCTATTTTAATCTCAAGAAAATGTTCTTTGGAGCCACAGCTTCTGTTTACTATTGTGTTTGTTCATATATCCAGTGTCAAAAAATGAATGGCTAGTGTAGTGTTTTGAAGATCATGAGGTATTTCAACAACGATGGCAAAATTTTTTTTAAATGCATATAACGTGCACACTGGCGGTGGAAAGGTGCTGCTTGAAAGTCTGATCGCGGTAATGCCAGAAAACTTAAGTGTAGTGATGTTGTTAGATACTAGGATGGAAGTGTCTAATGAGCTGATTAAAGAGAATGTCTCTATCAAGAGAGTTCCTGCCTCAATTTTACAAAGGCTTAAAGCCGAGATTTGGTTAAAAAGAAACGTACTGTCAGATGATTTGGTTCTCAATTTTGGCAATTTACCACCATTATTTCGCTTAAAAGGTAAGGTTGTCGTTTTCCTTCAGAATAGATTTTTAGTAGACAAGTTCGACTATTCTTTTTTCTCATTGAAAACTAAGTTAAGGTTGTATGTAGAAGCCTTATGGCTAGTTAAGAAGGTAAAAAATGTAGATGAGTTTATTGTTCAAACTCTTTCAATGAAGCGGTTATTGAAAAAGAGAGTGAACGAGAGTGTTAAGGTTAAAGAAGTTTCTTTTGTTAACGTCGCATCGAAAGGCGAAGCATCGGCATTCTTAGGTAATGAGTGTAATAAAACAGACTTTTTTTATCCAGCGTCGGGAGAGCCACATAAAAATCATAAGTTATTAATTGAGGCGTGGTGTTTATTATCTAAAGAGGGTTTTTTTCCATCGCTACTATTGACGTTGGAAAGAGAAAAATTCAAAGAATTGTGTGCGTGGATAGATGAGAAGGTTTCTGAATATAATCTAGGTGTTAAAAACCTGGGGGGATTGACGCATGAAGAAACATATGACAATTACCGCACCAGTAAAGCGCTGATTTTCCCATCAAAATTTGAATCGTTTGGTTTGCCATTATTAGAAGCCAGTCAAATAGGGTTGCCGATTTTGGCTCCGGAATTAGATTATGTTAGAGATGTTGTGGATCCTTTACAATCATTTGATCCAGACTCTGAGGTTTCCGTGGCAAGGGCCGTGAAGCGTTTTTTATATGTAACTTCTCCTTCAACTAGAGTTCAAACGGCAGAGTATTTTTTACAATCAATTTTATTTGGCAACAAATAGTGCAGAAGTGCTGGTTGAGTAACGATTTTTTTCGTTGTTAAGCTTATCTGTTCGTTTTGAGTAGTATTGTGATTTAGAAGCATAACCTATGTTTAAAAGGATTCTATAAATGAGAGTGTTGGTTATTGGGGCTAGTGGAATGATTGGAAGCACTATTTTTCGTGTGTTAAGCGAAGATGATTCCCTAAGCGTATATGGCGCAGTTAGAAATGCTGATTCTAGGCAGTGCTTTAACGCAGAAGCGAGAGAGAGAATTATAAGTAGTGGCGACTTATTGTTTGATAATAACTTAATAAGGTTGATCGAACATACCTCACCAGATGCCATAATAAACTGCGCAGGGGTGACTAAACATCTGCCTGAATCTTCTGATCCTCTCATATCAATACCAATGAATGCCGTGTTTCCCCATAAATTGGAAAGCATGTGTAATGTGGCAAGTGCTAGGCTTGTACATATAAGTACAGATTGTGTTTTTTCAGGACGTGCCGGTAATTATACGGAAGAAGATGTAACCGATAGTGTTGATTTATATGGTAGGTCAAAAGCACTAGGTGAGGTGGTTGGCAAAAACTCAGTGACTTTGAGAACATCTACTATTGGTCATGAGTTCTCAAGTACATATGGATTGCTTGAGTGGTTTTTAGCACAAGAAGGCCTGTGCTACGGTTATGCAAAAGCATATTTTTCAGGGCTTCCTACAGTTGTATTTGCTGAGATCATTCGAGATCAAGTTCTTCCAAATTCCAACCTAACTGGGTTGTATAATGTGGCTGCTAAAAGGATTTCAAAATTTGATTTATTGAATATGATTGCTGATGTGTATAAAAAGACGATAGAAATTATACCTAATAACGAGTTTTCTATTGATAGAAGTCTGGATGCTGGAAAGTTCTTGAGAGATACAGGGTATTCAGCTCCTGAATGGCAAGATATGATTGATACAATGTACAAGTTTAAATAAATGGTCGGTTCAATGTTTGAAAATAAGGTTTTAATGATTACTGGCGGCACGGGGTCTTTTGGGAAAGCCGTTTTAAAAAGGTTCCTGAACACGAATGTAAAAGAAATTCGAATATTCAGTAGAGATGAAAAA
This portion of the Hydrogenovibrio marinus genome encodes:
- a CDS encoding oligosaccharide flippase family protein gives rise to the protein MSLVIFGRLAQFIVALITIKVATSLLTPSEMGKVSLILSTVAFFVLLLVNPVGMFINRRLHSWNETGKAKKYFIYHLYYLCLISLFSAVFLYWLYNSGVLDFGVQIYWLIFLTGASIVFNTINQTSIPSLNLLGYTPQFVILTVATVSSSFFFAVLLVYLYAYEAKYWVLGILAGQLVLGLFGLKILFSKLGKYESPSSHMAISRKHLVSLFSFSWPVMIAAVLGWSQFQGYRYVVEWQIGLASLGLFAAGYGVSAGLIAGFESVLTTYFQPKMYKDINSKQHNEQLVWQRYAKSVIPSALLVVGLIAILSDDLVRIFLGEKFYAAKEFVVWGALSEGARVVIGVYSLIAHIKMKTQWLIVPSVIGAVLSISLSIIFLQKFGVLGVGIALSVAGLASIVAIHVLLAKHVAASFLIFKLILPVGAFIALLWGWSMIIGDLISGYGGVEIILRTTIIGLLYIALQYLLLRDFVREAH
- a CDS encoding glycosyltransferase, with protein sequence MVFHVPTKSFNFTVPMTNSPPLVCICMPTYNSEKTIGSTLESILNQTYSNFIVKISDNASTDRTLEIIRSYQDPRISIFTSDKNIGGEGNFNRCIELSEGEYTAIFHSDDIYDPRMLQEQVSFMEKEPSAGAVFTEARVIDEADKRIGYIKLPKISTHESSSLYGFETLFKAVLKHSNFFICPSFMVRTSVYKHEVVCWKGEQFRSSADLDVWLRILSKNKIGHIAKPLIHYRLSNLQGSASIRKGVEEADFFLVINHYLAKKEVQELLGKHDGLNYRDLVRRDHVMRAINLFLSGREQESGNLLGKVFSWEMFQRSCQSKKGVITLIGALYLKFILFFKLRRFGAVSLDAIKSRFNK
- a CDS encoding IS3 family transposase (programmed frameshift), producing MNQKRVYKTYTKEFKQEAVALVTEQGYSVAEAAQALGVNPNLLYKWKDKLEAQTNGAALSDNEREELKKLRAENKRLRMEKDILKKASGLLRPRNALGFEFIHTLAQEGYSVKLSCKVMSFSRSGYYDWIKRPKAIITEEQLRLYRRAKALFIASRNSLGSRELMKRLRKEGFKVGRHKVIKLMEILNLKVEQRVAFKVTTKRDPSHAVADNLVNMDFNPTGMNQVWAGDITYLKTAQGWLYLSVVMDLYSRRIIGWSISPRMTTELVLESLKQAYWLRKPPKGVIFHSDRGSQYTSDAFRAQLKQFKIRASMGDVGACWDNAVVERFFGSLKHDWLLKVHQPNHEHMIDDVKAYMRYYNLERLHTSNGDMSPIEYENYKRDVSEIA
- a CDS encoding glycosyltransferase, coding for MAKFFLNAYNVHTGGGKVLLESLIAVMPENLSVVMLLDTRMEVSNELIKENVSIKRVPASILQRLKAEIWLKRNVLSDDLVLNFGNLPPLFRLKGKVVVFLQNRFLVDKFDYSFFSLKTKLRLYVEALWLVKKVKNVDEFIVQTLSMKRLLKKRVNESVKVKEVSFVNVASKGEASAFLGNECNKTDFFYPASGEPHKNHKLLIEAWCLLSKEGFFPSLLLTLEREKFKELCAWIDEKVSEYNLGVKNLGGLTHEETYDNYRTSKALIFPSKFESFGLPLLEASQIGLPILAPELDYVRDVVDPLQSFDPDSEVSVARAVKRFLYVTSPSTRVQTAEYFLQSILFGNK
- a CDS encoding dTDP-4-dehydrorhamnose reductase family protein, which codes for MRVLVIGASGMIGSTIFRVLSEDDSLSVYGAVRNADSRQCFNAEARERIISSGDLLFDNNLIRLIEHTSPDAIINCAGVTKHLPESSDPLISIPMNAVFPHKLESMCNVASARLVHISTDCVFSGRAGNYTEEDVTDSVDLYGRSKALGEVVGKNSVTLRTSTIGHEFSSTYGLLEWFLAQEGLCYGYAKAYFSGLPTVVFAEIIRDQVLPNSNLTGLYNVAAKRISKFDLLNMIADVYKKTIEIIPNNEFSIDRSLDAGKFLRDTGYSAPEWQDMIDTMYKFK